The following are encoded in a window of Centroberyx gerrardi isolate f3 chromosome 1, fCenGer3.hap1.cur.20231027, whole genome shotgun sequence genomic DNA:
- the cplx3b gene encoding complexin-3b: protein MAFMVKHMVGGQLKNLTGGLTEEKSEGEKSEAAAQGMTQEEFEQYQQQLEEEKQEREANFAQKKAERATVRSHFREKYRLPKNELDETQIQQAGDDVELPTELAKMIAEDNQEEEHKQSVLGQLTNIQNVDIDQLKDKAQATLEDLKKQTENCSLM, encoded by the exons ATGgctttcatggttaaacacatGGTGGGAGGACAGCTGAAGAACCTGACAGGCGGACTGACAGAGGAAAAATCCGAAGGAGAGAAATCAGAAGCCGCCGCGCAAGGGATGACCCAAGAGGAATTTGAACAATATCAGCAACAGttggaggaggaaaa GCAAGAACGAGAAGCTAATTTTGCCCAGAAGAAAGCTGAGAGAGCTACAGTCAGAAGTCACTTCCGAGAGAAATACAGACTACCAAAG AACGAGCTGGACGAGACCCAGATCCAGCAGGCGGGGGACGATGTGGAGCTGCCCACAGAGCTGGCCAAGATGATCGCTGAGGACaaccaggaggaggagcacaAGCAGTCCGTGCTGGGCCAGCTGACCAACATCCAGAACGTGGACATCGACCAGCTGAAGGACAAAGCCCAGGCCACGCTGGAAGACCTCAAAAAGCAGACGGAGAACTGCAGCCTCATGTGA